A stretch of DNA from Brevibacillus ruminantium:
AATCAGCCACCTTCATCGATCCATAAACCCCTAAATATAGTCTGGTTTGGTCCAGATTCGTTCCCAAACTAACATAATAAGCTGATCGAGATCCAAAATTATAATCGGTTTCAATTACACTAAAATCACTTAGTTTACATTCTGTTTGTACTCTGGTATAAGCTAAAACCCCTCTAACTGGCGGTTGAGATCCATTATCCCTGGCAAGATCGGTAAACACAACGCTTCCCGTTAAATCGGGGATTTCATTCCCCTTATAGGGCTGGACTCCTGTAAGTGCAGTTCCGCCAAATTTATCGGGCCTTGGATCTTTATGAAAATAACTCGTTAAAGGCAGAAGACGCTTTACAGAAGTTTTTACTGCTTCATCGTAATAAGTAATGATTTTCTCATCCAAAGATGGATTTGCAGTACAGCCCTTCATCATCGAAGTAGGAAAAGCACCTTCCCACCCTCGCCAGCCAAAGTTAATGAATCCCTCTTGGTCAGCTTCAGAATTCATTATAGAAGCTTGAACAAGCTGGGTAACCGGTATTGGTTTATAGTGAACGAATGAAAAAATCGACTCTACCAAATCCTGTCCGACAATCCCCACATATTTGATGTACTGGTTCCGGAACCTTTGATATGAAATGCCTGGAATATTGCGAACTCCTTTGGCAATAACCGTAAGCGTCTCCTGAATAGGTGCGGGAAGTTCATCAAAACGTGTGACTACAGGTGGATTATAAAATGCATTCTTACCTACATCAATTTCAATAATTTTTCCGGCGATTTCCATATCATCCTGACTTAAATGAAATGGATCGTAGCCTGATCCGCCATCTCCGGTTGTTAAAACAAGTTTTCCTGTTTCAGGTGAAAAGTTTAAGCTATTGACACCATTATGATTTAAAAATGGTCTTCTTATGTTAAGCAATGTCCGTCGTTTTTGAAGTTGACCATTCGACTGTAGAATCCATTCTTCAACTGTATCAATATGATCGTAATTCATTTCTCTATTTATCCACTTTAGGTTTAAGGTTCTCGGATCACACGGATTAGGCTTAAAGGATTCAAAAGCACCCGGAAGGGCACCTGGACCTTGTGTTCCCGCTACTGAAAAATGAAGATAGAAAAGACCGTTATAATAAAAATGGGGATGAAACGCTAGCCCCACCAACCCCCGTTCATCATATCCACCACTAGAGACACCGAGTTTTATGATTCGCGGACTAATATCTAAAAAAGTCCTGATCACTCCGTCTCGTATGTAAAAGATCTCTCCTACCTGGGTTGCAACAAATAAACATTCAATTGAATCACCCGGAAGTACAGCTGTTTTCAATACAGTGGGCATATTTATCTTACTTACGATGGGCTGTAAGCGAACTTTAACTTTTCTCAATTCACTTTCGCACTCCCTCCTCTTGTATCCTTATTTGAGAATATGATGAGAAACGTGCCCTTAGTACCAGTCACATCCTTGAACTGATCTATACCCATCGCTTCTATCCGACTTTTAATCAAAAACCAAAAACGCGACAACGTGATTTATTTTTAAATCTCGATCTCCTTTCGAAAATCCAATAAACCACTTTGATTTGTACGGAAACGAAAGCTATTGCAAGTAATTTCCATAGTTTAAATGAATGAAAGCCCCGCTTATTATCGGGGCTTTCTTGACAATCTGTGACCTGCTTACTAAAGGCTTAAAAGTTTTTCATCCATCAAAAAGGAATTCTTTCTGAATAAATTACGTAATGATTCTCATTTGCCCAAGTTTCGAGGCCGCTCCAGAAATCTTCGCAGGCCGAAACTATTTTCGACGGGTCTGCCAAATCTCCAGACATCACCATTCCGGCAACTTGATCGAAACCTGACGGACGGTTTGGCAGTTCCAAAGCTTCGGGTAAAACCATGGCCCCAGTCGAATAAAGTTTCCGATGGTGTAACCCGATCAACATGGCACCATAATGGGCAAATTGCATGGCTAAATAAGGCAGGTAGGTTTGAGGGCCGTTTAGGCTAATATTTCTGAGCTTCCCAATGAATTCGTACATTTCGCCCACAAGTATCCGGTTAATTGACCGCGTGAAATCTTCTCTTGTTGGGGATTCTGCAGTCTTTTTCAACGTTGAAAAAAAGCCCTTAGAATCAAACAGAACGAGCGGGGAAAAATATGGGCCATGCGTCAGAGACCAATCGTCTTCAACGGTAGCAGCTATTTTAAGAAGGACGCTTGCGCTAAGCACATTCACTTCAGATTTCCAAGGTCCCGCAGACCATTCATAACTAAATTCTACGTCTTTATTGGAATCCTCAAGTACACAAAACATCTCAATATCCGAA
This window harbors:
- a CDS encoding PQQ-dependent sugar dehydrogenase codes for the protein MRKVKVRLQPIVSKINMPTVLKTAVLPGDSIECLFVATQVGEIFYIRDGVIRTFLDISPRIIKLGVSSGGYDERGLVGLAFHPHFYYNGLFYLHFSVAGTQGPGALPGAFESFKPNPCDPRTLNLKWINREMNYDHIDTVEEWILQSNGQLQKRRTLLNIRRPFLNHNGVNSLNFSPETGKLVLTTGDGGSGYDPFHLSQDDMEIAGKIIEIDVGKNAFYNPPVVTRFDELPAPIQETLTVIAKGVRNIPGISYQRFRNQYIKYVGIVGQDLVESIFSFVHYKPIPVTQLVQASIMNSEADQEGFINFGWRGWEGAFPTSMMKGCTANPSLDEKIITYYDEAVKTSVKRLLPLTSYFHKDPRPDKFGGTALTGVQPYKGNEIPDLTGSVVFTDLARDNGSQPPVRGVLAYTRVQTECKLSDFSVIETDYNFGSRSAYYVSLGTNLDQTRLYLGVYGSMKVADFNQGTVFEIVP
- a CDS encoding ANT(4')-I family aminoglycoside nucleotidyltransferase encodes the protein MNGPVKISKSDRFQTCQEIAARLHEVYKNKILAIGVYGSVSRGTDGPFSDIEMFCVLEDSNKDVEFSYEWSAGPWKSEVNVLSASVLLKIAATVEDDWSLTHGPYFSPLVLFDSKGFFSTLKKTAESPTREDFTRSINRILVGEMYEFIGKLRNISLNGPQTYLPYLAMQFAHYGAMLIGLHHRKLYSTGAMVLPEALELPNRPSGFDQVAGMVMSGDLADPSKIVSACEDFWSGLETWANENHYVIYSERIPF